In one Ictalurus punctatus breed USDA103 chromosome 19, Coco_2.0, whole genome shotgun sequence genomic region, the following are encoded:
- the copg2 gene encoding coatomer subunit gamma-2 gives MIKKFDKKDEEAGSGSNPFQHLEKSAVLQEARIFNETPINPRRCLHILTKIIYLLNQGEHFGTTEATEAFFAMTRLFQSNDQTLRRMCYLTIKEMANISEDVIIVTSSLTKDMTGKEDVYRGPAIRALCRITDTTMLQAIERYMKQAIVDKVPSVSSSALVSSLHMVKMSYDVVKRWVNEAQEAASSDNIMVQYHALGLLYHLRKNDRLAVTKMLNKFTKSGLKSPFAYCMLIRIASKLLEETEGGHDSPQFDFIESCLRNKHEMVVYEAASAIVHMPNCTARELAPAVSVLQLFCSSPKAALRYAAVRTLNKVAMKHPSAVTACNLDLENLITDSNRSIATLAITTLLKTGSESSVDRLMKQISSFVSEISDEFKVVVVQAISALCQKYPRKHSVMMNFLSNMLRDDGGFEYKRAIVDCIISIIEENPESKETGLAHLCEFIEDCEHTVLATKILHLLGKEGPRTPSPSKYIRFIFNRVVLESEAVRAAAVSALAKFGAQNDDLLPSVLVLMQRCMMDSDDEVRDRATFYMNVLQQKQKALNAAYIFNGLSVSVPGLEKSLHQYTLEPSEKPFDMKTVPLATAPITEQKTEIAPVATSKAPEKLGPSRQDIYQEQLSTVPEFQGLGPLFKSSEPVQLTEAETEYVVRCIKHTFAGHMVFQFDCTNTLNDQLLQRVLVQMEPSEAYEVVHHVPAPNLHYNQPSSCYTLVRLPDDDPTAVSCTFSCTLKYLVRDCDPNTGEPDDDGYDDEYVLEDLEVTVADHIQKVLKPNFGAAWDEVGADFEKEETFALASVRTLEEAINNIITFLGMQPCERSDKVPENKNSHILFLAGVFRGGHDVLVRARLALADGVTMQVTVRSADENVVDVILASVG, from the exons GCTCGTATCTTCAACGAGACACCCATCAACCCACGAAGATGCCTCCACATCCTGACAAAAATCATCTACCTGCTCAACCAG GGTGAGCACTTTGGAACTACAGAAGCTACTGAAGCCTTCTTTGCCATGACTCGGCTCTTCCAGTCGAATGAT CAAACACTACGAAGGATGTGTTACCTAACCATCAAGGAGATGGCCAACATCTCTGAGGATGTCATCATCGTTACGAGCAG tctgACCAAAGACATGACTGGCAAAGAGGATGTGTACAGAGGTCCTGCCATCAGAGCCCTCTGCAGGATCACTGAT ACGACCATGCTGCAAGCCATCGAGCGATACATGAAGCAGGCCATCGTGGACAAAGTGCCCAGCGTGTCCAGCTCTGCTCTGGTCTCTTCTCTG CACATGGTGAAGATGAGCTATGACGTAGTGAAGCGCTGGGTTAACGAAGCTCAGGAAGCAGCGTCCAGTGATAACATCATGGTGCAG TACCACGCCCTGGGCCTGCTCTATCACCTGAGGAAGAACGATCGCCTCGCCGTCACCAAGATGCTGAATAAGTTCACTAAGTCTGGCCTCAAGTCTCCGTTTGCCTACTGCATGCTAATCCGCATCGCCAGCAAGCTGCTGGAGGAGACCGAAGGAGG TCACGACAGCCCGCAGTTCGACTTCATTGAGAGCTGTTTGAGGAACAAGCACGAGATGGTGGTGTACGAAGCGGCCTCGGCCATCGTCCACATGCCCAACTGCACCGCCCGAGAGCTCGCCCCTGCTGTGTCTG TGCTCCAGCTCTTCTGCAGTTCACCGAAAGCAGCACTGCGCTACGCAGCCGTGAGAACCCTCAATAAA GTGGCGATGAAGCACCCCTCTGCAGTGACTGCTTGTAACCTGGACCTGGAGAACCTGATCACCGACTCGAATCGTAGCATTGCTACTCTGGCCATCACCACGCTGCTGAAGACGGGCAGCGAGAGCAGCGTGGACCGGCTCATGAAACAGATCTCCTCCTTCGTCTCGGAGATCTCTGACGAGTTCAAG gtgGTGGTTGTCCAAGCTATCAGTGCCCTGTGCCAGAAGTACCCCAGGAAGCACAGTGTCATGATGAACTTCTTGTCTAACATGCTCAGAGATGAT GGAGGCTTTGAGTACAAGCGCGCTATCGTGGACtgcatcatcagcatcatcgaGGAGAATCCCGAGAGTAAGGAGACGGGTCTGGCTCACCTGTGCGAGTTTATTGAGGACTGCGAGCACACGGTTCTGGCCACCAAGATCCTGCACCTGCTGGGGAAAGAGGGCCCTCGCACCCCCTCGCCTTCCAAATATATCCGCTTCATATTCAACCGCGTGGTGCTGGAGAGCGAAGCGGTCCGCGCAG CTGCTGTGAGTGCTCTGGCTAAGTTTGGAGCACAGAACGACGACCTGCTGCCGAGCGTGCTGGTCCTGATGCAAAG gtgcatGATGGACAGCGATGATGAGGTGAGGGACAGAGCTACATTCTACATGAATGTCCTGCAGCAGAAACAGAAGGCCCTGAACGCTGCTTACATCTTTAATG gtttgtctgtgtctgttcctggCCTGGAGAAATCACTCCATCAGTACACACTGGAGCCTTCAGAGAAGCCGTTCGACATGAAGACCGTTCCTCTGGCTACTGCACCGATCACAGAGCAGAAGACAG aAATCGCACCAGTGGCTACAAGTAAAGCTCCTGAGAAACTGGGACCTTCACGCCAGGACATTTACCAAG agcAACTCTCCACCGTTCCCGAGTTCCAGGGTCTTGGTCCTCTGTTCAAGTCGTCGGAGCCGGTGCAGCTGACTGAGGCTGAGACGGAATACGTGGTCCGCTGCATCAAGCACACGTTTGCTGGTCACATGGTGTTCCAGTTCGATTGCACCAACACGCTGAACGACCAGCTCCTGCAGCGCGTCCTGGTGCAGATGGAGCCGTCCGAGGCTTACGAAGTGGTGCATCACGTCCCGGCTCCCAACCTGCATTACAACCAGCCtagctcctgctacacactcGTCCGCCTGCCAGACGACGACCCCACAGCAG TGTCCTGCACGTTCAGTTGTACACTGAAATATCTGGTGCGTGACTGCGATCCAAACACCGGCGAACCTGACGATGACGGTTACGACGACGAATATGTG TTGGAGGATCTAGAAGTGACCGTAGCAGACCACATCCAGAAAGTCCTGAAGCCGAATTTCGGCGCGGCGTGGGACGAGGTCGGAGCTGACTTTGAGAAGGAGGAGACGTTCGCGCTGGCTTCGGTCCGGACTCTGGAAG AGGCCATCAACAACATCATCACCTTCCTGGGCATGCAGCCGTGTGAACGTTCGGACAAGGTCCCCGAAAACAAGAACTCTCACATCCTCTTCCTCGCCG GCGTGTTCCGGGGAGGTCACGACGTGCTGGTGCGCGCGCGCCTCGCCCTCGCCGACGGAGTTACCATGCAGGTGACGGTGCGAAGTGCAGACGAGAACGTCGTCGACGTCATCCTGGCCTCTGTGGGTTAA
- the mest gene encoding mesoderm-specific transcript homolog protein translates to MSRHTSPAGAECVSACAVMREWWQRVVLLLCVPLLAVYLHIPQPPLSHALHTWHSSGRFFSFRGNEIFYRESLGAVGSSDVVLLLHGFPTSSYDWHKIWEPLSQRFNRVIALDFLGFGFSDKPRPHRYSVFEQAGVVEALIWHLGLAEQKINLLSHDYGDTVALELLYRSDNNRTGHVAISSLCLSNGGIFPETHYPRFLQKVLKDSGFISPLITRLINFYLFSKGIGDVFGPYTQPTEAELWDMWTGIRFNDGNLVMDSILQYINQRLKHRERWVGALTSTLTPLHMIYGPLDPVNPSPQFIHLYQKLVPRSTITVLDEHISHYPQLEDPMGFANAYLNFINSF, encoded by the exons ATGAGCCGCCACACTTCACCT GCAGGAGCGGAGTGCGTGTCTGCCTGCGCTGTGATGAGGGAGTGGTGGCAGCGTGTGGTGCTGCTGTTGTGCGTTCCTCTTCTCGCCGTCTACCTGCACATCCCGCAGCCTCCGCTTTCACACGCGCTGCACACCTGGCACTCCTCCGGGCGCTTCTTCAGCTTCCGAGGAAACGAGATCTTTTACAGAG AGTCGCTGGGCGCTGTAGGGAGCTCTGATGTGGTGCTGCTGCTTCATGGGTTTCCCACCTCGAGCTACGACTGGCACAAG ATTTGGGAGCCTCTGAGTCAGCGGTTTAACAGAGTCATTGCACTCGACTTCCTCGGCTTCGGCTTCTCTGACAAACCT AGGCCGCACCGGTATTCGGTGTTCGAGCAGGCCGGTGTAGTGGAGGCTTTAATCTGGCATCTGGGCCTGGCTGAGCAGAAGATCAACCTGCTGTCACATGACTATGGAGACACTGTAGCACTCGAGCTCCTCTACAG GAGTGACAACAATCGAACTGGACACGTGGCCATAAGCAGTCTCTGCCTTTCAAACGGAG GTATATTCCCCGAGACGCATTACCCGAGGTTTCTTCAAAAG GTCCTGAAGGATTCTGGGTTCATCTCCCCTCTGATTACCAGACTTATAAACTTCTACCTCTTCTCGAAAGG GATCGGAGACGTCTTCGGTCCGTACACGCAGCCGACCGAAGCCGAGCTCTGGGACATGTGGACAGGAATCCGCTTTAACGACGGAAACTTGGTCATGGACAG CATCCTGCAGTATATTAATCAGAGActgaagcacagagagagatgggttGGAGCGCTCACCTCTACACTAACCCCAT TGCACATGATCTACGGACCGCTCGATCCGGTGAATCCGTCCCCCCAGTTTATTCATCTCTACCA AAAACTAGTTCCAAGGTCGACTATAACGGTTCTGGATGAGCACATCAGCCATTACCCACAGCTCGAAGATCCCATGGGCTTCGCAAACGCCTACCTCAACTTCATCAACTCTTTCTGA